The following DNA comes from Candidatus Stoquefichus sp. SB1.
GTCATAGCTTGGTTTTCTTTCACCTCGTTCATATGCAGAAATTGTACTTCTATCAATTCCTGTGATTTTTTCTACAATGATTTGAGTATAGCCACGATCTTTTCTAATTTTCTTTAGTCTTTTTCCAAATCCCATATTTATCACCAAATTTAGAGTACACTAATAGGTGTCACTCTAGGTAACATTGCCACTAAAAGTAACTTTTTTAACGTTTAATCAATGATATTTGTATTTAATAATTATAAAATAGATAAAAAATAAGTATAGTGCTAGTATAAATATATAAAGAGGAGGTAACTAATATTATGTTTTTTAAATCTATTTGTACTTTCCTAGATAAGTTGGCTAGAACAGCTTGTTACTCACATTCGTTTATTGGATGCTATGAACCAGAAAAGCCAAAAATTTTAGAAAAGTAATATTTGTAAAAAAACATTTCTTAAGAAATGTTTTTTTATCTATATAAAATACTATATATGGTATACTAATTAAATAAGGAGAGGTGATAATAACATGCGAATAATGATTGTTGATGATGATATAGAATTTTCTAGTAATCTATCAAATGAGATTAAAATTTATTTTAATAAACTAGTTGATACAATAGATATGGAAATAATTTCAAAAGATTTTTCTTTAGATATGAAAATAAATGCAGATGTTGTTTTTATTGATATAGATCTAAATGGTAAAAATGGAATTGCTTTAGCTAAATATATAAAAAGTGTTTCACCTAAGACATTGATTATTTTTATTTCATCTAAAGAGGAATTGGTTTTTAATGCATTATCTGTTACAACTTTTCAGTTTATTAGAAAAGCTAAATTTAAAGAGGACAGTATTAGAGTTTTTAAACAATTATATCAATATATACAAGAAAATGAAAAAAAGATTATTTTAGAGATAAATGGAAGAAAAAATGTTATTAAAATTAATGAAATACAATTTATTCTATCGTTTGGTAGGGATTTACTAATAAAAACAATTTTACATGAATATGTTTTAGTTTCAACAATTAAAGAAATTATTGATTTATTAAGAACTAAATCATATTATGATATTGTTCAAATCAGTAGAAATGTTGCTATTAATCTAAATTATATTTCAAATATAGAAGCAAATACTGTTATTTTGCAAGATGAAACATCTCATACAATCGGAAGAATATATAAATCAAATTTGATAAAAAAATATGAGGAGTTTTTATTAAGATGATTTTCTTTGACTTGTTAATGACCGTATTTGAAGATTTCGTAATTTCTTATTTTTTAATATCATTCTTTTTTGAAGAAAAAAGGTTTAGATTATCATCTATATTAACATTTATTTGTGTTATAGAAACATTTATATTGAATAATTATTTCAAGAATAATGAGCTACTCTTTTTTTCATTAGTATTAACATGTATGGCTATGCTTTGTATTATAAAAAGAAAAGTAAATTGGTTTTATTTAGTCATACCGTGTTTATTGATAGGATTATTGTTAGTATCAAATATTACTTCATTTTATATAGTTTCATTATTAACTAACATAAAGATTAATGATATATCAAATAATCTTTATATGCTAGTTTTGACAATTCTTCTCTCACGTTTAATTTTTTTAATAACAAGTATATATTTATACAATAGTTTAAAATCATTAAGAATAAAAAGAGATCAATATGCTTTTATTGAGTATAAATCATTTATAATTTTTATTTTGTGTTTATTTTCTATTGTAACAACAATAGGAGAAAGCATAGTGTATGGTATTTTTGACTATAAAATATACTTATTGTTGATTATAGAATTTTTATTAATGTGTATTTCATCAATTGTTTTATTTATTAATATACAAAACAATTATAAAAATCAATTAAAAATGCAATCAGAAGTAATACAATTAAAATATTCTCGTCAGATGTATTTTGAAACATGTAAATTGTCCTATCAATTATCCCAAGATAAGCATGATTTATATTATTTATTGAAAAAAATTGAAGATGCTATTATTAAAAAAAATAATAATGAAGGACTATATTTGATACAAAATGCAATAGGCCAAATAAATAAAGTTGACATTTCATACACATCTTCGAATCCATTATTTGATTATATGATTACAAAGAAAATAAAAAATTTAAAATTATTTAAGTACGACGTTATATATACTGCAAACATATCTCAAAAGGAACTACTAAATGATTTAACGTTAATAGACAATTTAGAGAGATATATAGATTGTCTAACATTAAATAATACTAAATCAATAGGAAAATATTTAGAAGTTAGTATTTATGAAAAAAATAATTATATAATTTTTGATTTAAGAATTAATAAAAATATGGAACTTTCTAACTCTATATTTAACTTCGAAAATAAGTCAGAACATATATTACAAGAGAGTTTGAACTGTGAAAGCAGTAGCACAGGTATTAAAGTATTAATTAAATAAATTTATTAAAGGTTTAATATAAAAGTGGTTCATAGAAGAACCTAATAAGTTGTTAAACCTTTTTGTATCGTTAATAATGACACATAGAGTAACATAATTGTGCTTTTATTTAAAATAATTGTTGAACATCTACATAAAATGGAAAAATATAAAAATGTTTAATATCATATAGGTACAGTAGTACTACACAAAAAGAAAGGAGGAAATTATTGTGAGTAAGGATTTAAGTAAGGATTTTGATTTAAATGCTGGTGGAGATGACAATAATCCAGAAAATCCAAATGGTCGAAGTGTTATTTCGTGGATTACTGCATCATTAGTTATGTCAACAGGCGATTTAATTTCTGCAATTACACCTGGCTGGACACAAGGCCCTGGATACACGGAAAATGAAGAATGTTGGTAAAATAAAAGTAGTTAGAGCCTGATTATAAATGGAAGTTTATTATTGGGCTCTTTCTTCTATAAGAAAGGATATACATTATGGTGAAGATATATGGATTAATAGGAAGTAATAAAAAAAACGGCACTTGTTATTCTTTAGTAATTGAATTAATTAAACTGATTGAAAGAATTTTCTCTATTAAAGGTATTGAAGTAATATATAAGATTGATTATGTATGTGATTTTAACATTAAGGAATGTAAGGGATGCTGTAATTGTTTTAAAAATGGAAAGTGTATGATTAATGATGATATGGCAAATATTAAAAAAAATATATTAGAAAGTGATCTTCTTATTATTGCTTCACCTGTTTATCTTAATCAAATAACTGGAACATTAAAAAAAGTTTTGGATCGTATTGCATATTGGACACATTTAATGCCTTTAATAGGGAAAAGAGGAATAATAATAACTAATTCTTCATTCAGCGGAAATAAAGAAAGTACAGATTATCTAGAATTAATATTGAATCATTTAGGAGTATCTGTAGATTATGTTTTTAAATATAAAGGCAATGGATTAAACAAAAATCAACAACATTATAATAAAAAGGAACTATTAGTCTATTCAAATATTTTTCAAAATCTAGATTTTAAAATAGATAAAAGAGTAACGCAAATATTTGATACATATTCCAAATGGTATAGCCAACTCATAAAAGAGAATGTTGATATTGACAGTAATAATGAACTTATTTTTTGGAATAAAAATTATTTAGGAAAATCAATAGATGTGGTCCATAAAAAAAATATACAAAATTTAAAAAAGAGGTATAAAAAGAATGAATATAAAAAATGAATTTTATGTAAGATTGCCCTATTTTAATATTTTAGATTATAAAAAATTTTGTAATATGAATTGTGAAGATTTAGTAAATTTTAGCAAAAATAATTTTTTAGAAGGACTATTAATAGAATCATTTGATCTATATAAATCCATAATGGAAGAAAAAGAACCAATAGAAACTTTGTCACATTCTATAAATAAATATTTATTGAGAAGTGCCACAAGAACAACACCACACGGATTAAGTGTAAAAATATTGAAAGGTAGCTTTAATGTAAAGTCTAAAAAAACATTCAATGAAATTAACAACTATAGAGCAATAGAATTGGATTTTGAGTGGTGCCAAGGTGTACTAAAAAAAGTTGAAAATAACAATTTTGAAAAATTGAAAGTTAGATTAAACAGTCATATTGAAATTAACAAAGATACGATCTTTAATGAGTGGATAGACTGCAATTGTGAAAGAAAAGAAGAAAAATTAAATATTGTTATTGATAAAAAAGCTCCATTAGAAAAAATAGTTAATTTATTGAATAATAGATCTATGGAAATAAAAGCAATTAAAAAATATTTGCTAAATGAATATGAATATGCTCAAGAAGAACAAATTAATAAATTTTTAAAGGAGTTGTTAGATAATCAAATTTTATGCTCAGATTTAAGAATAAATATGCTCAGTGTACGAACAATTAATTGGCTTATAGAAAAAATAAGCTTATATGAAGATACAGAGAGTATAATTGATCAACTAAAAAACATATATAATGAACTGGAAAATTATCAAAATGACCTCATCAATCAAGGAAATAAAAAATTAGAGTATATTATAGAATTAATGGAGGCTATTTATTCTTGTAAAAATTATTTATGTATAACTTTATATAATAAGGAAGAAATATTTTTAGAAAATACAGTAAAAGATGATTTAAAAGATTATGTGAATTTTTTGAATGTAATAGCACTCGGAAAAAATAAAGTTGATAATTATTACCATAAGTTTATTGATAAATATGGATTTCAGGCAATAAATATTAAAGAAGTAGTGGATCCAATAAATGGTATAGGACTACCAAAATCAACGGATGTTAAAGATAATATGTACTATCAAAAAATAAAAAATTATATATTTGAAAATAATAGTGATGAAGTTGATATATCTGAAATATTTGGCATACTTCCTCCAGTGGATAATCAATTTGAAGAGTTTGAGTTGGCTTTTAGAATTTATGAAAAAAATAGGAAAAATATCTATGAAGTAACACCAGTTGTTGGAAGTAATCAAATGTATAAGATAATGGGTAGATTTAAAGAAATAGAGAAAATAACATTTTCAAATAGTAGCTATGATAAAGTAGAAGTTATTTATTATCCAAAAATTGAAAAAGTAGGGAATGTACTTAGTTGCTCTACAACAGCTGAATATGTTTTAGATTATGGAAATTCGGATATATCTAATAAACAAGAGATAGGATTAAATGATATATATGTGTTTCCTCTTAAAGGTAATCTTGTTCTTATTAATAAAAACAATGGTAGAAGACTAAAGTTTATTAATACAAATATGACAACATTTAATTTAATGCCAGATATATTGAAAACCTTAATAAATATATCAAATAGATATGAACCAGATCCATTTTCATTAAATCATATATTACAGGATATTTTTAAAGGGTTTACTTTTCAAAAAAAAATAGTATATAAAAATTTTGTCATAAAACCTAAAACATTAGAAATAGATAAAGAAGAAATAAAAAATAAAGATATAATAAATTATATTTTTTCAAGATTACATAAATCAATTCTTTTTTGTGGAATTAGGGATAATTTACTTTTATTAAATTTAAATGTAGAGTCACATAAAGATATTCTAAAAAAAATGATTGATCAATACGAGACAGTTCTGATTCAAGATACAGATATATATGACCATTTAAATAAAAAAAATGAGGAAAATGGAAGTTTTATAAATGAATATATATTTGAATTTTATAATACTAATAAAATTTATGATATACTGCCCAACATTCAATATATGGAGTATCCAGATAACTACGAAAACAGTAATGATATATGGCTAAGTTTTAAACTATATATGTGTACAGCATACATGAATAAATTCATAATTAATCAGTTAATTGAATTTGTAAAAAGTCTTAAGCAAAGTCAGTTAATAATGAAATTTTTCTATATAAGATATTTTGATGATGCTGCACACCTTCGGATTAGATTTTTAGTTAATAAAAAAAATATAGGGGAGCTATTTCAGGTTTGTTATGAATATTTACATTATCAAAAAAGTTTAGGTTATGTTAAAAGATTTGTTTTAGATGAATATATCCCAGAATTAGTAAGATATGGGGGTAAATCAAATATAGCATACATTGAAAATATATTTGACTTATCATCGAAATATTGTATCGATGAAATAAAATATGGAGAGTCAAAAGAAAGATTATATGAAAACTATATATTATTTGTATACTACATTTCCTCTAAAATTAACTATGATTTTAAACTAGTTTTAAATGAGTTTAGTAAGTATATACCATATTATCATAGAAATAATCTTGCTGATTCAGTTAGAAGAAAGATAGTTTTGTTTGAAAAAGGTAAATTACCAATTAATTTATTATTTACTAGTAATGAATTTATTATTATAGAAAAGATAATTGATGAAATAAATCTAATGTTAAAAAATAAAACAATTAATTATGTGGAAGTTCCATCAATGTTAACTAGCCTTTTTCATATGCATTTTAATAGATTGATAGGAATAAACAGATTAATTGAAAATCAATTAAATGGAAACATAGAAAATATTATGTATACAATTAAAAAATTGAAACTATTATAGGAGATAATGAAAATGAAAAAAATAATATTTTTAACTGGATATTCTATTAGCCATATATATCCATTAGAAACAATGATCAAATTTCTAAAAAATAAATATGAATTATATATTATATGTACATATAAGAATAAGTGGTTACCAGAAAAGTGGGGAGTAAATGTAATTATCTATCCAGAAAAATATTGGAAATGTAAGCATGAAAATAAAATAAAATCACAAAGAGAAGATAATGAGTTATTGTATCAAAATGAATCTATACAAGAAAAATATATATCATTTTTGCAAAATGATGCATTATCTACGTTTAATTTTTATGAAGATGTAGTTCAGTTTTTAAAAAAAACCATTAATGAAATTAATCCGTCTGTCGTTTTTAAAGATTCAACAGATATTTATTGGGATGTAATAAGAAAAGAATTTAATTCAATAAAAACTATCGGATTTATAACAAATAATTTATACTCATGGAAATATTTACAAAATAAAGAAATCTTATTGCACTTTCTAGGTATACTAGACATAGAAAAAGAATTAAGTCCTGTATTTATAGATAACTTTAAAGACATTATTGATGATATATATAAACAAATATCTTTACAATTAGGAGAAAGATTTCTTCGAAGCTATTATCAATATGATCCACAAGAGGAAGTAAATATTATTTTTTCAATGCCATTTTTCCAACCAATTGAATCTTTAGAACAAAAATATAATAATTACATAGTGACTCCACAACTTGAAAATTTTACAGTAGAGAGTATAATTCCTCAAAAATTAATAACCTTTATTGGACAAGAAAAAGTTATTTATATTTCCACAGGATCTTTTATAACAAAAAATATAGAATATTATATTAAATTAATTCAACTATTAACTTATGACCAAACTAATAAAATAATAATTTCTGGTGGAAAGCAGACTGATGAAATAAATAAGTACATTTTAGAAAACTCATTAGAAGACAATGCAATTGTATTTCAACATGTACCTCAAAAATATGTTTTATCAAACTGTAAATTGTTTATATCTACAGGGGGATTTAATAGTGTGAAAGAAGCAATATATTTTAAAGTTCCAATGTTAGTCATTCCTATAACTTGTGAGCAAAGATTAAATGGATTAATAATAGAAAAACTAGGAATAGGGCATACGCTATACAAGAGAAATCAGAAAACAATAGATATATTGATTAAAGATTTATTAGATAATGAAAGTTTCTCTCAAAAATTACAGTATTATAGCAATAATATTATAGATAATGATATGAACTATAAATGTTTCAAGGAAATAGAAGAGTGGATAACAAATGAATAAGAAATACGAATTTTCTTATAAAAATTATCAATTCTATATACAAAATCGTGATATCTATGAAGAATTATATACATTACGAGATTTAAATATATTTTACTCATTAATTAATTTAGATAATAGATTTAAAAATACTATTGTAGAGTACGAAAAAAGGATAAAAACTATTGTTAATGAAGTTACGTTAGACTGTTCACTTGGCTCAGGATTGTGTGGGTTAGGATATATGTATCATTTTATGTCAATTACAAATTCTAAATATAAAAATGAAAAAAGTAAAATAGATACTCTTTTAAAAAAATTAGTAGTTACATTTATAGATAGTAATATTCCTATTATTGATTCAACAGGAAATTTTAACATTCTATATGACTATTTTAAAGGTATGTCTGGAATATTTGCATATGTAATACAAACTTCAAATGATTTAAATGTTCAAAGAATGATTATAGATTATTTAATATATGAGATATCTCAAATAGATTATAATGAAATCCATGCTAATTTAGGCATTGCACATGGATTATCATGTTTATTAAATATATTAAGACTAGATAATAATTATTGCTATTCAAAAAATGATATTAATATTATAAAGAAGTTAATGTTAATTATTGAATATAATTTAAGAAATAATTTAAAAAAATCAAAAAGAATTTCCTTGTCTTGGGGCAATGGAGATTTTGGTATAGTGTTTTCAATTTTAAGCATATCTAAAAAAATGAATATAGAAATATCAACTGACTTATATGAACTTATAAAATTCATAATTAATAAGGGAGATAGAATTATATATGAAAAATTAAATCCTTGTAATGGGGTATTTGGATATAAAAGAATGTTACAAATTATTACATTTGATGATAAAGAGATATGGTTACATGATAACCAAGATATAGCAATCATAGGAGACGTTATAGTACATAGTAACCTTAAGGGAAGAGATATTTCCATAATAGATGGTTTGCTCTCAAAAATATTGATTAATAATATTTGCAAAATGCACCTCGATGAATATTATAAGTTATTTATGTTATAGGAAGGAAGTTAATATTATG
Coding sequences within:
- a CDS encoding flavodoxin family protein — translated: MKIYGLIGSNKKNGTCYSLVIELIKLIERIFSIKGIEVIYKIDYVCDFNIKECKGCCNCFKNGKCMINDDMANIKKNILESDLLIIASPVYLNQITGTLKKVLDRIAYWTHLMPLIGKRGIIITNSSFSGNKESTDYLELILNHLGVSVDYVFKYKGNGLNKNQQHYNKKELLVYSNIFQNLDFKIDKRVTQIFDTYSKWYSQLIKENVDIDSNNELIFWNKNYLGKSIDVVHKKNIQNLKKRYKKNEYKK
- a CDS encoding AgrD family cyclic lactone autoinducer peptide encodes the protein MFFKSICTFLDKLARTACYSHSFIGCYEPEKPKILEK
- a CDS encoding LytR/AlgR family response regulator transcription factor → MRIMIVDDDIEFSSNLSNEIKIYFNKLVDTIDMEIISKDFSLDMKINADVVFIDIDLNGKNGIALAKYIKSVSPKTLIIFISSKEELVFNALSVTTFQFIRKAKFKEDSIRVFKQLYQYIQENEKKIILEINGRKNVIKINEIQFILSFGRDLLIKTILHEYVLVSTIKEIIDLLRTKSYYDIVQISRNVAINLNYISNIEANTVILQDETSHTIGRIYKSNLIKKYEEFLLR
- a CDS encoding glycosyltransferase; translated protein: MKKIIFLTGYSISHIYPLETMIKFLKNKYELYIICTYKNKWLPEKWGVNVIIYPEKYWKCKHENKIKSQREDNELLYQNESIQEKYISFLQNDALSTFNFYEDVVQFLKKTINEINPSVVFKDSTDIYWDVIRKEFNSIKTIGFITNNLYSWKYLQNKEILLHFLGILDIEKELSPVFIDNFKDIIDDIYKQISLQLGERFLRSYYQYDPQEEVNIIFSMPFFQPIESLEQKYNNYIVTPQLENFTVESIIPQKLITFIGQEKVIYISTGSFITKNIEYYIKLIQLLTYDQTNKIIISGGKQTDEINKYILENSLEDNAIVFQHVPQKYVLSNCKLFISTGGFNSVKEAIYFKVPMLVIPITCEQRLNGLIIEKLGIGHTLYKRNQKTIDILIKDLLDNESFSQKLQYYSNNIIDNDMNYKCFKEIEEWITNE
- a CDS encoding thiopeptide-type bacteriocin biosynthesis protein; amino-acid sequence: MNIKNEFYVRLPYFNILDYKKFCNMNCEDLVNFSKNNFLEGLLIESFDLYKSIMEEKEPIETLSHSINKYLLRSATRTTPHGLSVKILKGSFNVKSKKTFNEINNYRAIELDFEWCQGVLKKVENNNFEKLKVRLNSHIEINKDTIFNEWIDCNCERKEEKLNIVIDKKAPLEKIVNLLNNRSMEIKAIKKYLLNEYEYAQEEQINKFLKELLDNQILCSDLRINMLSVRTINWLIEKISLYEDTESIIDQLKNIYNELENYQNDLINQGNKKLEYIIELMEAIYSCKNYLCITLYNKEEIFLENTVKDDLKDYVNFLNVIALGKNKVDNYYHKFIDKYGFQAINIKEVVDPINGIGLPKSTDVKDNMYYQKIKNYIFENNSDEVDISEIFGILPPVDNQFEEFELAFRIYEKNRKNIYEVTPVVGSNQMYKIMGRFKEIEKITFSNSSYDKVEVIYYPKIEKVGNVLSCSTTAEYVLDYGNSDISNKQEIGLNDIYVFPLKGNLVLINKNNGRRLKFINTNMTTFNLMPDILKTLINISNRYEPDPFSLNHILQDIFKGFTFQKKIVYKNFVIKPKTLEIDKEEIKNKDIINYIFSRLHKSILFCGIRDNLLLLNLNVESHKDILKKMIDQYETVLIQDTDIYDHLNKKNEENGSFINEYIFEFYNTNKIYDILPNIQYMEYPDNYENSNDIWLSFKLYMCTAYMNKFIINQLIEFVKSLKQSQLIMKFFYIRYFDDAAHLRIRFLVNKKNIGELFQVCYEYLHYQKSLGYVKRFVLDEYIPELVRYGGKSNIAYIENIFDLSSKYCIDEIKYGESKERLYENYILFVYYISSKINYDFKLVLNEFSKYIPYYHRNNLADSVRRKIVLFEKGKLPINLLFTSNEFIIIEKIIDEINLMLKNKTINYVEVPSMLTSLFHMHFNRLIGINRLIENQLNGNIENIMYTIKKLKLL
- a CDS encoding lanthionine synthetase LanC family protein, whose amino-acid sequence is MNKKYEFSYKNYQFYIQNRDIYEELYTLRDLNIFYSLINLDNRFKNTIVEYEKRIKTIVNEVTLDCSLGSGLCGLGYMYHFMSITNSKYKNEKSKIDTLLKKLVVTFIDSNIPIIDSTGNFNILYDYFKGMSGIFAYVIQTSNDLNVQRMIIDYLIYEISQIDYNEIHANLGIAHGLSCLLNILRLDNNYCYSKNDINIIKKLMLIIEYNLRNNLKKSKRISLSWGNGDFGIVFSILSISKKMNIEISTDLYELIKFIINKGDRIIYEKLNPCNGVFGYKRMLQIITFDDKEIWLHDNQDIAIIGDVIVHSNLKGRDISIIDGLLSKILINNICKMHLDEYYKLFML